From Vigna unguiculata cultivar IT97K-499-35 chromosome 5, ASM411807v1, whole genome shotgun sequence, the proteins below share one genomic window:
- the LOC114185324 gene encoding ras-related protein RABA1f-like, protein MGADEDYDYLFKLVLIGDSAVGKSNLLSRFTRNEFSLETKSTIGVEFATRSVPVDSKLVKAQIWDTAGQERYRAITSAYYRGAVGALVVYDVTRHVTFENVERWLKELRDHTEAYVVVMLVGNKADLRHLRAVSTEEAKEFAEKEKIFFMETSALESLNVDSAFVEVLTQIYNVVSRKTLDTVDGSHSTSLPKGETIVVGIKDDVSAVKKSGCCST, encoded by the exons ATGGGTGCCGACGAAGACTATGACTACTTGTTCAAGCTCGTCCTCATCGGTGATTCTGCCGTTGGAAAGTCCAACCTCTTGTCCCGATTCACGCGAAACGAGTTCAGCTTGGAGACCAAATCCACAATCGGCGTCGAATTCGCCACCCGCAGCGTCCCCGTCGATAGCAAACTCGTCAAGGCACAAATCTGGGACACCGCCGGTCAAGAAAG ATATCGTGCTATTACAAGTGCATATTACCGAGGAGCAGTTGGTGCTTTGGTTGTGTACGATGTAACTCGACACGTGACGTTTGAGAACGTGGAGAGATGGTTGAAGGAGCTTCGGGATCACACAGAAGCCTATGTTGTGGTGATGTTGGTGGGAAACAAAGCAGATCTTCGACATTTGCGTGCAGTGTCTACTGAAGAAGCCAAAGAATTTGCAGAAAAAGAGAAGATATTCTTCATGGAAACCTCTGCGCTTGAGTCCTTGAATGTGGACAGTGCTTTCGTAGAAGTGCTGACTCAGATATACAATGTTGTGAGTAGGAAAACCCTTGACACAGTGGATGGCTCTCATTCAACATCCTTGCCCAAAGGGGAAACCATTGTTGTTGGAATCAAAGATGATGTCTCAGCTGTTAAAAAAAGTGGATGCTGTTCCACATAG
- the LOC114183022 gene encoding proline-rich receptor-like protein kinase PERK10, with protein sequence MAKNNKYASINFNHIYDKTTATNPHNRNPSHSVSPSSSSYSSASYSSVSGPNKAHGRILVLTRPTPKPVTPPTPQPQPQPHHQPLPNPIHQTHDQSEPPPDAISLRPLGRTGTASSLSSLPVINHDNKDLPSPPPKTNKFVPPHLRPGFVPREETPPGPGSLRPNGRPKSGGGHERMRRGGQQDAGIMGRGSRPNSSG encoded by the exons ATGGCAAAAAACAACAAGTACGCCTCTATTAACTTCAACCACATCTACGACAAAACCACAGCCACCAACCCTCATAATAGGAACCCTTCTCATTCCGTTTCCCCCTCCTCTTCCTCCTACTCCTCCGCCTCCTATTCCTCCGTCTCCGGCCCCAACAAAGCCCATGGCCGCATCCTCGTCTTGACCCGTCCCACCCCCAAACCCGTCACGCCTCCCACCCCACAACCCCAACCCCAACCCCACCACCAACCGCTACCCAATCCGATCCACCAAACCCACGACCAGTCGGAACCGCCACCGGACGCGATCTCGCTCCGCCCCCTCGGTCGAACTGGCACCGCTTCCTCGCTCTCGTCTCTCCCTGTTATCAACCACGACAACAAGGACTTGCCCTCGCCGCCGCCCAAGACCAACAAGTTCGTGCCGCCACACCTCCGGCCTGGGTTCGTGCCCAGGGAGGAGACCCCACCTGGGCCCGGCTCGCTTCGGCCCAACGGGCGGCCCAAGTCCGGGGGTGGACATGAGAGGATGAGGAGGGGTGGGCAGCAGGATGCGGGGATCATGGGCCGCGGGAGTCGGCCCAATTCCAGTGGATG A